One genomic window of Parasteatoda tepidariorum isolate YZ-2023 chromosome 9, CAS_Ptep_4.0, whole genome shotgun sequence includes the following:
- the LOC107451608 gene encoding cytochrome c oxidase assembly factor 7 homolog has translation MTFKLETEEELKEYIDKLGIEYKFSCFKEKDPEACHLLGDYQEAVKKDFEGAAKIFKSNCDERQHKKSCYKFATFSYLGKGCEANNHVSYDYYKKSCDLGYSNGCLNTGVMLSSPEKDPQTGEPFIKTDYVTALTYLEKACTAKVATACFLASGLYIKGAEGVPQDKVKASQLAKDACDGGNIYACMNVSQMYKRGDGVAKDETLSTQYKEKAKELRDDAKKKQSLGLQQYT, from the exons atgacGTTCAAGCTTGAAACTGAAGAAGAATTAAAGGAATATATTGACAAACTTGGTATAGAATATAAATTCTCTTGTTTCAAAGAGAAAGACCCTGAAG CATGCCACTTATTGGGCGACTATCAAGAAGCTGTAAAGAAAGACTTTGAAGGTGCTGccaaaatctttaaatcaaacTGTGATGAGCGTCAACATAAGAAAAGTTGTTACAAATTTGCAACTTTTAGTTATCTTggaaaag gtTGTGAAGCCAACAATCACGTTTCCTatgattattacaaaaaatcatGTGACTTAGGATATAGTAATGGTTGTTTAAATACTGGTGTAATGCTGTCTAGTCCTGAGAAAGATCCGCAAACTGGTGaaccttttataaaaactgattatGTGACTGCTTTGACGTATTTGGAAAAAGCTTGCACAGCGAAAGTTGCAACAGCTTGTTTCCTTGCGAGTGGTCTGTACATTAAAGGGGCTGAAGGAGTACCTCAGGACAAAGTTAAAGCTTCCCAATTAGCTAAAGATGCATGTGATGGTGGAAACATATATGCTTGTATGAATGTAAGCCAAATGTATAAAAGAGGCGATGGAGTTGCAAAAGATGAAACCCTATCTACCCAGTACAAAGAAAAGGCTAAAGAATTAAGAGATGATGCTAAGAAAAAGCAATCTTTAGGACTTCAAcagtatacttaa